The Miscanthus floridulus cultivar M001 chromosome 6, ASM1932011v1, whole genome shotgun sequence genomic interval TTAGCATATGGTTTAGCTAATTTAATTTCCTGCAGAACATCAGTTATTTGTATTGTTTGGTGTTGCTCTGTACCTATTGTACATTGTCATTGTATATAAATATGGTTTTATCttattatattacaatgcaatctGTGATTCTATAATATTTCGGAGTATGTTGGTGCACCAAAACCCCATTTTACACCACATACATATTACACTTGTAACTTTGATTATTTAATTAGAAAATGTTGGTGCACCCAAACCCCTGTTTTGCACCAACATATATGTTGCATTTGTAATTTTATAATAGAATTGGGTATGTTGGTGCCCCCAAACCCCTTTTGCACCACATACATGTTAAATTAGCTAGTGACTTAGATGCAATTTAACAAAGTTATCCATAGAATTAGAAAATTTTAATTGTTGTAGGTTTAAAATTGCAATATATATCTTGATTATTTTGGTAAATTAACACAAGGTAATGGAGTCTATGGCATTGGTTGCGTTTAATTCCTTGTGAATTATCCTGCCTAGAGACCATGCCATAGCAGTGATTAAATCACCCGTTACTAAGAGGTCTACATCTTATTTCTCTAAAACTTGATGATTACCTCTACTGTGTTTTTATCCAAAATAATGGTTTTGGCTTGTTATAAATGGTCTACATCTATTTTCATCGTATTATTTTGTTATTACACAAGATGGTAGAAACCTAAGCTATGGCTGTGTTTAATTCACTTATGAATTATCCTGCCCAGAGACCATGCTTAGGCAGCAATATATTTGCCTACCATAAAGATCTACTCTTTGTCTTTGACTTAGAGACTATCTGCCTTGTGTATATTAAAATTTATGATGATTTGTTGTATGGTATACATAATTTTTGTGATTACCTACAACACTCCAAAACTATGATAAGATATAAACTTTAAAAATATTGCATTTAGTATTACAACATTATCATGTTGATTTTAATTTACCATACGGTAAATTAATTAATCCATGGTTGTCCACGTAGGATCATAGCCACTAAGGAGTTCGAGGAACTCGCGTTAAATGTCAGCAATTACCCTACACGGGCTTCTGATATCAAGATAGTGCTTGCATCTCATAGTCTTTTGGCTACAATTCAGGAACCCCAAACTGGGGTTGTCCTGCAAGATAATCATACCTATACTGTTTTGGCTTTGCTATGGTTTTATATTCATAACGACCTTAAATCTAAATACCTTATAATTGAAAATCCTCGCAAATTATGTGTCGCTCTTAAGGAGCGATATGAACAGCAAAAAGAACTTATTTGGCCTGAGGCCAATCATGAATGGAATTATTTATGTCTCTAAGATTTCAAATCTATGGTAGACTATAATCACGTTGTTCATAGGATTTGTTCTAAGTTGAAATTTTATGAGAAAGAGACAATGGATGCTGATAAGATAGAGAAAATACTCTCTACTATGCTTTAGTCTGATAGAGTATTGCAACAGCAATACAAAGCTCATAATTACCAGCTTTATTCCTAGCTTATTTATACATTGACTCAGGCAGAAAAACATGATGAACTTCTTCTTAAGAATCATCATAAGCGCCCTGTTAGTTCGGCGCCTCTGTCTGAGGTTCACAACATACAGAAAAATACTAGGAATAAATTCAATGGATCATTTCCAAAGAACAAAACTGGCAAACACAAACATAACAGGAGACAAAGGCCTAATTCAAACAAGAGGAAGAGGAACAATGCGAAATCCAAAAATGACAATAAGTGTCATAGATGTGGAGATTTTTCGCATTTTGCCAAGAATTGTTGTGCACCTAAGCATATGGTTGCTTTGTACCAAAAATCCTTAAAAGAGGTCAAGCTAGCAGGAGACAGAAGATATGAGACACACTTCAATCTTGCATCTGAGGCTGTCCCAAAATAGGGTTGTTCCAATCAGGCCCCTAAAAAACAAGTGAACAATAATTCTCTTAACATTGAAGAGAACCTTCCATCGATGGATAACATGCTCCTAGACTTGGTTCTAGAGACATGTTTGGAGATTTGGAGTAATCTTGGTCCAACATTTGATATCTCACTTGATAAATGTTGTAATAGTTTAAGTCATACAAACAtatagttgttttgggttgtattATTTAGTGTGCTTGAGAGTTGTACAAACTTCTTTATATTGTTGTTAAGTTGTACCAACTCATAGATATTGTAATATCATACTATTGTACTTGATATTCAATACATTTTATGTATAATTCTATATGTTACATTTGAGTATTTTAATTATATTTGTTTTACATATAGATGTGTGTTGATCTCAATCCAAAGGAGGAAGAATTATGCCTTGTGGAATCATGTACCACAAACTCTATACTTAGAGAGATGAAATATTTCTAGACTCTTAAAAAAACAGAAGGAAATATTATGACCATCGTCGGTCGCGATGCGTAAATAGTTGGTTCAGGAAGAGCCACTATTACTCTCCCTATAGGTACACAAATTACGATGGAGGATGCATTGTTGTATCTCGACTCGACTCGTACCCTTCTAAGTTTTAGAGACGTCCGTAAGAATGGTTTCCATGTGGAAACACATATGGATAATAAGAGAGGAATTCTTTCTCTTTACCAAACTTACTGGATATGGCAAATAAATATACGAAAAGATTTCTTCACTCCAAACTAGATTGTACTTTACATACATAAAAGCCATAGAACATGTTGCTTATAAGATATTTTCCAAGATGTCGATACATTACGAAACTGGCATGATCGACTTGGGCACCCTAGAATAGGGATGATGAAGAAAATTATCGACAATTCCATTGGTCATGATATGAAAAATATCAAATTTTCCCAAAATAAAgatttttgttgcaatgcttgtGCAACCAAGAAATTAATTTTAAGGCCATCATATCTTAAAATTTGAGCTGAACCACTCAAATTCCTGGAAAGAATTCAAGGAGATATTTGTGGTCCGATCCAACCATTGTCGGGGCTGTTTAGGTACTTCATGGTATTGATAGACGCATCTACTAGATGGTCTCACGTGTCTCTTTTATTGACACGCAACCATGCTTTTGCCAAAATAATGGCCCAACTTATTAATTTGAAGGCATATTATCCTGAACATCAGATACAATATATCAGAATGGACAATGCTGCTGAATTCTCATCCCATGCTTTTAATGATTATTGCATGGCATTAGAAATTTAGGTTCAATATTCCGTTCCATATGTACATACTCAAAATAATTTGGTTGAATCGTTGATTAAAAGAATCAAGCTCATTACAAGACCTTTGTTGATGAATTACAAATTGTCTACGTCATGTTGGGGTCATGTAGTTCTACACGCTGCCGACCTGATCCAACTATGACCAACTGCATATCACGAAACATCCCTTTTGCAATTAGTATGTGGGAATCCTCTGAGTATTTCCCATTTGCGTAAGTTTGGGTGCACTGTATACGTACCCATCTCACCACCTCAGCGAACATCGATGGGTCCTCATAGGAAACTAGGGATCCATGTGGGATATTCATCTCCGTCGATCATTAAGTATTTAGAACCTCTAACAGGGGATCTATTTACAGCCTGGTTCGGCGATTGTATTTTTAATGAGGATCATTTCTCGGTATTAGGGGGAGAATTGTACCAAAAGGAATGTCAAGAAATTGATTGGAATGCAGAAGGCATTCCATTTTCTAATCCATGTACTACAGAGACTGAACTACAAGTTCAAAAAATTATTGATTTGCAAAATATTGCAAACAATCTGTTAGATGCTTTGTCTGATTATAAAGGTGTTACAAAGTCTCTCCATCCTACAAGGAATGTGTCCGAAAGAGTGGAGGTAACTAATAAAACCACTCACCTCCAAATTGGCAAAAAGAGAGGGAGAAGCACTTTCAAGAGGCAAGATGTGATTGCTGGCAAGCAAAAGAAGACTAAAAATGCAACTCAACCTTTGGTTGAAAGACACCTAGGGGACATATAATGTCCTATGGATAGAAGTGATCCACAATCTAGCTCAGTTATGCGCATAAACACTGAGGCTGGAATATCGGAAGACCCTAGATCCATCATTTCAGGAAGTCATTATGAATCTTTAAGGGTAGACGAAATTGCTATAAATTTCATAGAAGCTAGAGAGTCTTATAATCTTAAGTCCATAATAGTTGGCATTTATGTCTCTGAATAAATTGCAAATATCCTTCAAACCGATTTAGATCCTAAGCCTATGACTGAGTGCAAGAAGCGCTCAGACTAGGATAAGTGGAAGGTAGCAATTGAAACAGATATTGTCTCGCTTTATAAAAGGGAAGTGTTTTCGGCTGTAATGCCAACACCCGCTGGTATCTTCCCTGTGGGATACAAATGGGTTTTCATCCATAAAAGGAACGAAAATAACAaagtggtgagatataaagcaAGACTTATGGCACAAGGTTTTATGCAAAGACCTAGCGTTGATTTTAACGAAACTTATTCTCCGGTAATGAGTGAAATAACATTCAGATACTTAATATCGCTGGCAGTACAAAATCGTCTATCTATGCAGTTAATGGACGTAATGACCGCATATTTGTATGGGTCATTAGATTCTAATATATACATGAAAGTTCCCGATGGAATCAGTATACCGAATCCCAAGGCAAATCGCAACATGTATTATGTCAAGTTGCagaagtcattatatggcttgaaacaGTCGGGCCGAATGTGGTACAACCGGTTAAGTGAATTCCTTAACTTGAAAGGATACACAAATAATGATGACTACCCATGTGTCTTCATTAAAAAACCATCAACATGATTTTGTATCATATCGGTGTACGTTGATGATCTTAATATCATTGGCAACGAACCCGATATTAATGAAGCACGTCATTATTTAAAGACAGAGTTTGAAATAAAAGATTTGGGTCAAACTAAATTCTGCTTGGGTTTACAACTTGAGCATTTATgttctatatatttatataccAAGCTGCCTATGTTCAGAAAGTAatggagaaattcaatatggagAAGTCATATCCAACAAAAACCTTGATGGTAGTGAGATCCTTAGATGTTGAAAATGATCCTTTTATaccacaggaagaagaagaaattctaggACCACATGTCCTAGATCTTAGTGTGGTTggagcacttatgtatcttgctaATAGCACCTTGCCAGATATTGCATTCGCAGTAAACTTGTTGGCAAGACATAGTGCTGAACCTACCAAACATCACTGGGTAGGAGTTAAAACCGTTTTAAGATATTTCAATGGCACTAGAGATCTTGGATTATTCTATAGCAGAAATCAagatccaattttgttaggatataCAGATGCTGGTTATTTATCATATTCCCACAATGGCAGATCACAAACAGGCTTTGTATTTTTGCAAGGTGGAACAACAATATCTTGGAAGTCTTCAAAGCAGACTTTGGTGTCTACTTCCATCCATCATTCTGAAATAATTGCTTTATATGAAGCATCACGCGAATGCGTATGGCTTCGCAGAATGGTAAACCACATAATACAATCATGTGGTATTGGTGCACTTGAGACACCGACCATTATCTTTGAGGATAATTTGGCATGTGTTACACAAATGGAATCAGGTTATATTAAGAGTAATATGACTAAGCATATTATTCCCAAGTTATTCTATCCCATGAGCTCCAAATGAATGGAGAAATTAAAATCTTGCAAACTAAGTCATGTGATAATCTAGCAGATTTATTCACAAAATCTCTACCACACTCCGCATTCTATAAATGTGTTGAGGGCATTGGTATGAGAAGACATAGAGACTTGCAAGAATCAAGGGGAGAATCTCTCTAAAATATAACCTGTTTTAAAAAATCACATTACATTCTTTTTTCTTTATATGAGTTATACTCTTTTGGAGTTTTCTCACATAAAGTTTTTAATGTACTAATGTTAACACATAGTAAATATCATATTATCTATTTTTCCTCACAGAGGTTTTTCGAAGATAATATTTATGACATTGATCTTTGATAAAATTATTTTTAGATTATGTTTTTAGGAACTGCTAAAGGGTCTATTAACATTGGAGTTATATATATCATGGtgttttttcttatttttccCACTGGTTTTTAAAGAGTTTTGCCTAGTATATCGGTATACTTTGGTTTTTTCCACTGGGTTTTTCAAAGCCTCGAGACGATGGTAGATGAACAAAAAATGGTGTCTACAAGGGATCAATtgatcaagggggagtgttgagattaattaattaggattaattatttagtgatcaaATTGTTAATCTCGTCATTAGCAACTGCTAATGATGGTTCCATGTAGACATAATAGATAGACACCTTTTTACAAATCAGTCTTCCGTATTTAGCACTAAAAAATTgaactttcttatttgacaccAAGTTGAAATTTCCTTCCTTAGATAGCACTGCCGTCCATTTGGGCCAGTAACGACGTCAAGTGGCTGGTAAAATAACATTAATGCCCCTCGTTGTAGCAGAAATACATGATGCCAAATATAAAAATAATAGATGGACATGTTGTCAAATAAGAAAATTATAAATATCACAATATATTGTGAACAGCAACCTGTTGCTGTTGTCCCGCAGCAGGATGGTGTCCACCATGTCGAACGGCGCCGTGAAGTTCTAGAGCGCCTCCCGGAACCGCGTCGCTAAGAACGCGGTGTTGTACGACGCGTTGAGGACTGTGTGGACGAACACGAACGACTTCATCTCTCTGATGGCGCCGAGCACCGCGTCGATGGGGTCCGTGCCTACCTCGCCGTCGTTAGTAGCCATCGTGCCCTCATCCGTCAGCGTCCTAAAATGGAACAGGCTGCTGACGGTGAGCACCTCGTCGGGATCGATGTCCAGGTCGCCCGCGCGGACCGCTTTTGATTTCGCCGCGATGCCGCGGAACCTGGACGGCACGCCGAGCTGGCGCGCGCAGGCAGTGAACCGGTGCCCTGCCTCCTCGATGAGTCGCGCTGGACGGAATCCGGGCTATGGGACGTCGATGCCGGTGAGCTGCACCTCCGGTGGCCCACCCTCCCCGTGCACGAGCCACCGGAGCAGGGTTGCCCATTGGAGCCCGTGGTCCCGACCGTAGTGCACGATGTGCAGCTTCTTTCTCCCAGCGGCAGCTTTGTAAATGGACTTATTGGAGAAGAGGATGTTCACCGGGAGGAAGCAGCACGTGGCCATGAAGAACTGCATCGCCTTGAGCTGGACACCCGATGAGAAGGAGGCGCTTTTCGGCATTAACGACGACGACCGGTAGTGCAGGTTCCCCGTGCCATTGAGCCGCACCTGCAGCCCCTCGGCGAAGCAGTGTGCCAGCCGCTGCGTGGTGTTCCCGCTCGGCGACGAGTAGTGCCTAATCCGCTGCAGAAGATCGGCCGCTCTGCGGAGGTCGTTGTCGGCCACGGCGTCGGCACAGTGGATGAGCATGGAGTGGAGATCCACcgcctgctgctgttgatccGGATCCTCCCTGGTGCCGGCCGACCTCCCCAGCGGCGTCTTGGCCATGTCCATGGCA includes:
- the LOC136460893 gene encoding scarecrow-like protein 9, with amino-acid sequence MAFLRGMEEANRFLPDAGGYTADCRGRKKRLDVDGDDEQVEGRSSKQMAADGEDSEEAATREMLGKLMLNGDDEPILADDMQELRAAMDMAKTPLGRSAGTREDPDQQQQAVDLHSMLIHCADAVADNDLRRAADLLQRIRHYSSPSGNTTQRLAHCFAEGLQVRLNGTGNLHYRSSSLMPKSASFSSGVQLKAMQFFMATCCFLPVNILFSNKSIYKAAAGRKKLHIVHYGRDHGLQWATLLRWLVHGEGHRFTACARQLGVPSRFRGIAAKSKAVRAGDLDIDPDEVLTVSSLFHFRTLTDEGTMATNDGEVGTDPIDAVLGAIREMKSFVFVHTVLNASYNTAFLATRFREAL